One region of Emys orbicularis isolate rEmyOrb1 chromosome 4, rEmyOrb1.hap1, whole genome shotgun sequence genomic DNA includes:
- the SIX6 gene encoding homeobox protein SIX6, which translates to MFQLPILNFSPQQVAGVCETLEESGDIERLGRFLWSLPVAPAACEALNKNESVLRARAIVAFHTGNYRELYHILENHKFTKESHAKLQALWLEAHYQEAEKLRGRPLGPVDKYRVRKKFPLPRTIWDGEQKTHCFKERTRHLLREWYLQDPYPNPSKKRELAQATGLTPTQVGNWFKNRRQRDRAAAAKNRLQQQVLSQGSVRSLQAEEESAGEPLGAASSPAASLSSKAATSAISITSSDSECDI; encoded by the exons ATGTTCCAGCTGCCCATCCTCAATTTCAGCCCCCAGCAAGTGGCCGGGGTCTGCGAGACCCTGGAGGAGAGCGGGGACATTGAGCGCCTGGGTCGCTTCCTCTGGTCCCTGCCGGTAGCCCCTGCGGCATGCGAGGCCCTGAACAAGAACGAGTCGGTGCTGAGAGCCCGGGCCATCGTGGCCTTCCACACGGGGAACTACCGGGAGCTCTACCACATCCTGGAGAACCACAAGTTCACCAAGGAGTCGCACGCCAAGCTGCAGGCCCTCTGGCTGGAGGCGCATTACCAGGAAGCCGAGAAGCTGCGGGGCCGACCCCTGGGGCCCGTGGACAAGTACCGGGTGCGGAAGAAGTTCCCGTTGCCCCGCACCATCTGGGACGGGGAGCAGAAGACGCATTGCTTCAAGGAGAGGACGAGGCACTTGCTACGGGAGTGGTACCTGCAGGACCCTTACCCCAACCCCAGCAAAAAGCGAGAACTGGCCCAGGCTACCGGACTTACCCCTACACAAGTGGGCAACTGGTTCAAAAACCGCAGACAAAGAGACAGGGCAGCAGCCGCTAAGAACAG GCTACAGCAGCAGGTCTTATCCCAAGGCTCGGTGCGCTCGCTGCAGGCCGAGGAGGAGAGCGCAGGGGAGCCGCTGGGGGCCGCCTCCAGTCCCGCAGCCAGCCTGTCCAGCAAAGCGgccacctctgccatttccatcaCATCCAGCGACAGTGAATGTGACATCTGA